The sequence below is a genomic window from Micromonospora aurantiaca ATCC 27029.
CCTCCGGCAGCGTGATGAGCTGACCCGGGCGGATCCGGTCCGGGTCGGCGAGCCGGTTCAGCCGGGCCAGCTCCTTGTATCTGTCGAAGTCGTCCAGGTAGCGATCCGCCACCTCGCCCAGGTAGTCGCCCTTCGCCACCCGGTACACGGCCGGGTCGTCCGCCTTCGACGCGATCGGCGCCGGCGGGGTGACCTGGCTCGCGGCCACGGCCGGTGAGGTGACGGCGGCGACCGCCGGTTGCGGGGCGGTCAGCGCGGCGGCGCTCGCCGCGGCCGGGCTCGCGACCAGGATCAGCGCGACCGAACCGACGAGTGCGGCTGCGGCCTTCTGCTGGCGGTGCATGCCGGGCAGCTTCGGCGCCGGCCGGCGTACCGCCGCCGCGAGCAGCTCCACCAGGACGGAGAACGCGAACGTGGCCCAGCCGAACCAGCCCACCACCGCCAGCGCGCGCAGGAACAGCCGGCCGTCGTCGCGGCTGGTCAACGCCGTACCGACCTCGGCCAGCGTGGGCAGATGATCCGGCAGCGGGTTGCCGGCGAACGCCAGCAACGCGACCGGCCCGCCGGCCAGCACGCCGACGAGCACGACGAGGGCGCCGAGGCCGGTGAGAACCTGGCCGGCGCGGCGGACGGGGGAGCGTCGGGGTGCGCCCATGGCGGCCTTCCCTTCCTACGGTGGTCCGGTGAGCGCCCGAGCGGTGGCCTCACCGGTGACGGTGGCGTTCTCTTGCACGCCGAACAGACTCAGCAGGTCCCGGCTGTAGGTGATCTGCACGCGTACCCGGATCTGGGTCTCGGTGCCGACCACGGGGAAGTCGACCTCGTGGTCCTGGACGCCGCCCGCGGCGTCGAGGTAGGCGGCGACAGCGGCGCGGGCGGCGACCTGGTCGATCCGCTTCGGGCCGCCCTCGATGGCCCGCGCCCGGTCGATCATCTGGCCGCCGGCGCGGGCCGCCTCGGCGGCCAGGTTGTCCGCGCGCTGGAGCGTGCGCAGTTGACCGGCGCCGTCGTAGGCGAGGCCGATGATCGCGAGTACGCCCGTCATCGCCACGGCCAGGAACAGGCTCACCCGGCCGTTCTCCGCCTCGCGCCGCCCGGTCATCCGCGACTCCGGTAGGTGTCCAGCGGCGAGGTGAACCTCGCCGAGACGGTCTTGCCGCCCGGGACGCCGGGCAGGCCGGGCGCGCTCAGGTCGTCGAAGGAGACGGTGCAGGTCACCGTGACGGTCACTGTCGCCGGCACGCCCGCGGCGCTCTGGTACGCGGCGGCGAAGCTCGTCGTCGTCCCGGCCACCGAGCCCGCGAGATCGATCTGGGGTGGGCCGGTGCAGTTCAGCCCTGCCCAGCCGAGCTGGTCCTGGGCCGCCACCTCGGCGGCCTCCGCGCCGTCGTCGGCGGTGCGGGCGAGCGAGGCGGCCCGGGCGGCGTCGTGGGCGGCCGACTCCACCGCCTCGTCCGCGATCGCGGTCCGCCCGGCGACCCCGGCCAGCACCATCAGCCCGATGAAGGCGGGCGCGAGCACCGCCACCTCGATCGAGACGGAACCCCGGTCCCGCCGTGGCCCGGCGTTCATCCGGTGGTCCAGTGTTCGGCCGGGCCGTGCGCGGTCTGCGTGACCTCGAACGAGACGCCCGGGATGACCGACAGGGAGCGTCCCTGCACCGTGCAGGTGACAGCTGTGGCTGTCTCGACGCAGGTCGGGCCGGTCTGCTCCCAGCCGACCAGCCAGTCCCCGGACTGTTGCAGGAAGCTGATCGCCCGCTGCCGTCCGGCGTCCGGCCCGGCGTCGATCGTGCGCTGGGCGTTCACAGCGGTCTGCGCGGCGTTCAGCGCTGTGGACCGGGCCACGAACCAGACGGCGACCTGGATCGAGCCGAACAGCATCACCAGGATCACCGGCATCACCACGGCCAACTCGACCGGGTTGGCGCCCCGCTCGCCCTCGGCCAGGCGGGCGCGCAGGGCAGCGGCGAACCGCCCCGGACCGGGCGGGCCGGCGAGCCGGCCGGCAGACGCCGGCCGGCTCCGGACCGTACGGGCGGGGCGGGGCATCACGGGGCCTGCGGCGCCGTGTTGTTCGGGATGGCGTTCATCCAGTTGTTCGCCTTGGCCAGGGCGAGCCCGGTGACCGCCATGGCCACCGCGACCAGGCCGAAGATGATCACCGCGGTCGGCACCGGGCTGTCGCCGCGCTCGGAGTCCCGGCGCAGCTCGGCGAGGCGGGTGCTCACCGCCACGTACAGGTAGGCGTAGAGGTGCATGGTCGTCTCCTTCTCGAAGGTGGGTTCACAGACGGGCGAGGAACGGATAGACGGCGAAGCCGAGCAGGACGAACACCAGCAGCGAGCCGGGGATGTCCAACTTGCTGGTGACCCCCTCGGCCCGGGCCAGGTTGTCGGTACGGATCTGGTCGCGCAGCGAGTCGGCGCGGGACCGCAACGTCTCGTGCACCTGGGCGCCCTCACTGCCGGAGGAGCGCATGATGGCGCCCACATCACCCAGCTCCGGGATGCCGATGCGCTCGGCCAGCTCCTGCAACTCGTCCCAGGGCGAGTGCATCTGGAGCTGCGCGAGCCGCAGCGCCTCCCGGATCCGGTCGAAGACCCAGCCGTCGCAGACCGCCGCCGCGCGTTCCAGCGACTGCACCGGGCCGTGCGCGGCGGACAGCTGCAACGCCACCAGGTCGAGGTAGGTGCAGACCGCCTGCCGGAACTCGTCCCGGGCGGCGTCCGCCTTGGCCAGGACCGTGCGGTGCGCGAGCAGTCCGGCGCCGAGCGCCAGGCCCAGGCTGGCCACCACCGGTACGGCCACCGGCAGCGCCACCCCGCCGACGAAGAGCACCGCCGACGCGACCGCCGGGGTGGCGAAGCCGACGAGCGCGGAGAGCAGCACCGACAGCGCGTACTGCTCCGGGGTGCGGTCGAGCAGGGCGAGTTGCCGGTGCGGCGGGCGCAGCCAGCGGGCGAACCCGCCGAGCCAGTCCGGCCCGGCGCCGGCGGCCGGGGCTTGGCCGGGCGGCTGGTGCAGCCGGCGCAGCGCCGGGCCGAGCGCCGGGGTGGCCGGCAGCGCCTCGCGTACGACCAGGAACAGCCCGAGCCCGACCGCGCACCCGCCGAGCACCGCGATCGCCAGCTGCCAGTTGAGGATCACGCGATCGCCTCATCCAGGTCGGGCGCGGGCAGGAACCGCGCCGGCCGGGGCGGCTGGCTCATCGAGCGCACCCAGACCAGCAGGCCGACGAACGCCGCGCCGAGCACCGCCATCACGAGCTGACCGGTCAGCGTCCCGTAGGGACGGATGTAGTCGCTGTTCACCAGCCCGTACGCGAGCGTCGCCAGCGTCATGCCGGTGAGGAAGCGGACCGCGAACCGGGGCTGCGTGCGCTTCGCCTCGACCTCGCGCCGGGTCGCCACCTCGGCCGAGGCGGCGGTGGCGATCGACCCGAGCACGTCGCCGAGGCGCTCGCCCCGGTCGGTGAGGTGCAGGATCAGCGCGGCCACCACCTGGTCGGCGACCGGGTCGGCGATCTCGTCGGCGAAGGCGAGCAGCGCGGAGCGGGCCAGCCAGCCGGCCTGGAGGCGGGCGGCGAGCGTGCGTACCTCCTCCTGGATCTCCTCCGGCGCGGTGGCGATGGTGCCGATGATCGCCTGCTGGAGTCCCTGGCCGGTGGCCGAGATGTCCTTGAGCCGGCGGGTCCACTCGCCTACGGCTTCGACCCGGGCGATGGCCCGCTGCTCGGCCCGGCCGACCGCGAACAGCCACGGCACGCCCGGTACCGCGAGCGCCACCAGCAGGCCGACCACCGGCAGCCCGGTGAGCAGGAACGCCGCCGCCCCGGCGACCACAGCGGCGCCGAGCAGGAGCTGGTAGCGGCGCTGGTCGGCGCGGCTCGCGCCGGAACCGGTCCAGAGCCGGCTCAGGCCCGGCCCGGCACCGGGCGCCGGGCCGGGCGGGCGGCGGGTGCCGACGAGCGCGACGACTGTCAGCACCAGCCCGGCCACGCAGGCCGCGCCGGAGACCAGGGCGATCAGTTCGATCTGCGTCACGCCGGGCCTCCGCTCGGCCGCGCCCCGAGGCGGGTGTGCCGGGGCCGCCGCCACGCGCCCATGCCGGCCTCGACGAACCGGGTGAGCAGGCGGGCGTCGTAGCCGACGCGCAGCAGTTGGTCGCGGATGCGTTCGGGCAGGTGGCGGGGGACCGCACGGCCGTCCGGTCCGGGGCCGAAGACGGTCGTGGTGGTGATCCGGTTGCCCTCGCCGACGCCGATGACCTCCTCGACGTGCGACACGAACCGGTGCTTGCGCCCGCCGATCGCTGTCTCGTCCTCGACCGTCACGTAGACGATCAGGTCGAGCGCGTTGCCGGCCATCCGGCGGGCCTGGTCGACTGTCATCTCCCGGCCGTGCGACAGCGCCAGCTCGATGATGCGTTCGCTCACCCCCGAGGGGGTACGCGCGTGGATGGTGCACATCGACCCGCGGCTGGTGGTCATCGCCTGGAGCATCGGCACGATCTCCCGAGACCGCACCTCGCCGACGATGATCCGCAGCACGCCCATGCGCAGTGACACCGGGATCAGGTCGGCGATGCTGACCTCACCCGCCGGCCGCCCGTCCGCGCCGCGCTCGCCGTGGCCCTCCCGGGACTCGAAGCTCATCACCGCCCGGTGCTTGTGCCCGCGCCGGGCCGGCAGCAGTTCCCGGCTCTCCTCCAGCAGCACGTACGGCTCGTCGGCCGGGATCTCGTCCATCAGCGCGCGGATGACAGTGGTCTTCCCGGCACCGGCGAGCCCGGCGACCATGATGTTCAGCCCGGCCCGCATGGACGCGCGGAGGAAGTCGCGCAGCAGCGGGTCGATCATCTCGTCCAGGTCGGGCCGGCCGCCCGCGATGTCCTCCAGGCTCACTTCGAGCGTGTTGTGCTTGCGGATCACCGCGTACGGGCGGTGGCTGACCAGGAACACGGCGGCGAGCCGGCTGCCGTCCGGTAGTTGCAGGTCGAGCGTGGGCTTCGAGGTGGACAGCGACCGCTCGGTGGCACCGGCCCGGCGGGCCGCCGCCTGGAGGATCTCCACCAGCTCGTCGTCGGTCTCGGCGATCGGCTCGGCCCAGTCGACGCCGCCGCCGTGCCGGGTGATGCGTACCTGGTCGCAGCCGAGGATGTGCACCTCCTCGATGCTGTCGTCGACGAGCAGCGTCTGGAGCCGGCCCAGCCCGACGAGTTCGGCTGTGACCTGGTCGAGCAGCAGGCGTTCCGAGTCCGCGGCCATCGGCGTGCCGGCCCGGCGTACCGAGTCGGCGTACGCGGACACCACGGCTACCGCCAGCCGGGCGCGCTCGACCTCCTCGGCGTCGGCGTCGAACTCGCGTCCGCGCTGCCAGTGGGTGAGTCGTTCGCTCAGTTCCCGGCGCAGCTCGCGGACCACGGCGAAGTCGACCCGGGGGCGTGGCGGTGGCGCCGGTGGCGCGGCGGGCGCCGGGCCGGGGACGTGGTGCCGCCCGTTCGGCGGGGCGAGCGGCGGCACAGTGGAGACGACGCCCGGCTGCTGCGCGCGTGGATCGTGGGAGACCGGCTCAAACCGCACCGGACACCCCCGGCACGCTCGGCGCGGTCACCGCGCGCGGTGTGGTCGCCCCGGGCCAGGCCAGCCGGGCGCGCCGCCGGTCCAGCAGCGCCCGTACCGGCACCTCCAGGGCGCCGGCCGCGCGCATCAGCGGCCGGTTGGCCCGTACGGTGCCGCCGTGGGCGAGCACCTCGGCGGTACGCGGGTCGTGCGGCAGGCGGGCGATCACCGGCAGCCGTAGCGCCTTGCTGATCTCGCTGGTGCCGTGCCCGTCCCCGACGACGAGGAGGCGCAGCGTGCCGGGCGGTACGCGGTGCTCGGTGAGGTCCCGCTCGATCGCGCGGGCGGTGGCCCGGGTGGCGGAGAGGTCGGGCAGGTGCGCGCGGGTCACCAGCAGTACCACCGCGGCGGCCCGCAGCAGCGGCCACGGTGGACCGCCCACTGCCAGCCGGCCACAGTCGACGAGCACGTCGTACGGCGGTTCGCCCCGCTCCAGCCCGGTGAAGTAGTCGGCGAAGCGCTGCCAGAGCGGGATCACGCTGCCGGCCTGGGCCGGGTCCACGACGCCGGGCAGCAGCAGCCGCTCGCGGCGGGGCGCGTCCAGGTCGACCAGCTGGGACCAGAACGC
It includes:
- a CDS encoding pilus assembly protein TadG-related protein, with the protein product MTGRREAENGRVSLFLAVAMTGVLAIIGLAYDGAGQLRTLQRADNLAAEAARAGGQMIDRARAIEGGPKRIDQVAARAAVAAYLDAAGGVQDHEVDFPVVGTETQIRVRVQITYSRDLLSLFGVQENATVTGEATARALTGPP
- a CDS encoding TadE/TadG family type IV pilus assembly protein; translation: MNAGPRRDRGSVSIEVAVLAPAFIGLMVLAGVAGRTAIADEAVESAAHDAARAASLARTADDGAEAAEVAAQDQLGWAGLNCTGPPQIDLAGSVAGTTTSFAAAYQSAAGVPATVTVTVTCTVSFDDLSAPGLPGVPGGKTVSARFTSPLDTYRSRG
- a CDS encoding type II secretion system F family protein, with product MAAAPAHPPRGAAERRPGVTQIELIALVSGAACVAGLVLTVVALVGTRRPPGPAPGAGPGLSRLWTGSGASRADQRRYQLLLGAAVVAGAAAFLLTGLPVVGLLVALAVPGVPWLFAVGRAEQRAIARVEAVGEWTRRLKDISATGQGLQQAIIGTIATAPEEIQEEVRTLAARLQAGWLARSALLAFADEIADPVADQVVAALILHLTDRGERLGDVLGSIATAASAEVATRREVEAKRTQPRFAVRFLTGMTLATLAYGLVNSDYIRPYGTLTGQLVMAVLGAAFVGLLVWVRSMSQPPRPARFLPAPDLDEAIA
- a CDS encoding type II secretion system F family protein, with the translated sequence MLNWQLAIAVLGGCAVGLGLFLVVREALPATPALGPALRRLHQPPGQAPAAGAGPDWLGGFARWLRPPHRQLALLDRTPEQYALSVLLSALVGFATPAVASAVLFVGGVALPVAVPVVASLGLALGAGLLAHRTVLAKADAARDEFRQAVCTYLDLVALQLSAAHGPVQSLERAAAVCDGWVFDRIREALRLAQLQMHSPWDELQELAERIGIPELGDVGAIMRSSGSEGAQVHETLRSRADSLRDQIRTDNLARAEGVTSKLDIPGSLLVFVLLGFAVYPFLARL
- a CDS encoding LysM peptidoglycan-binding domain-containing protein — encoded protein: MGAPRRSPVRRAGQVLTGLGALVVLVGVLAGGPVALLAFAGNPLPDHLPTLAEVGTALTSRDDGRLFLRALAVVGWFGWATFAFSVLVELLAAAVRRPAPKLPGMHRQQKAAAALVGSVALILVASPAAASAAALTAPQPAVAAVTSPAVAASQVTPPAPIASKADDPAVYRVAKGDYLGEVADRYLDDFDRYKELARLNRLADPDRIRPGQLITLPEGATDSGARRHATGRIVVTKPAETAPVKPGGGGASSTTPKAKPKPTPRDATPTVEAPVGQPPAMSAGASRATAEEGINRPLAISAVLAVASIVGAQIGALLGLRKRPVPARALSSGRHRRD
- a CDS encoding TadE family protein, producing MPRPARTVRSRPASAGRLAGPPGPGRFAAALRARLAEGERGANPVELAVVMPVILVMLFGSIQVAVWFVARSTALNAAQTAVNAQRTIDAGPDAGRQRAISFLQQSGDWLVGWEQTGPTCVETATAVTCTVQGRSLSVIPGVSFEVTQTAHGPAEHWTTG
- a CDS encoding CpaF family protein, coding for MRFEPVSHDPRAQQPGVVSTVPPLAPPNGRHHVPGPAPAAPPAPPPRPRVDFAVVRELRRELSERLTHWQRGREFDADAEEVERARLAVAVVSAYADSVRRAGTPMAADSERLLLDQVTAELVGLGRLQTLLVDDSIEEVHILGCDQVRITRHGGGVDWAEPIAETDDELVEILQAAARRAGATERSLSTSKPTLDLQLPDGSRLAAVFLVSHRPYAVIRKHNTLEVSLEDIAGGRPDLDEMIDPLLRDFLRASMRAGLNIMVAGLAGAGKTTVIRALMDEIPADEPYVLLEESRELLPARRGHKHRAVMSFESREGHGERGADGRPAGEVSIADLIPVSLRMGVLRIIVGEVRSREIVPMLQAMTTSRGSMCTIHARTPSGVSERIIELALSHGREMTVDQARRMAGNALDLIVYVTVEDETAIGGRKHRFVSHVEEVIGVGEGNRITTTTVFGPGPDGRAVPRHLPERIRDQLLRVGYDARLLTRFVEAGMGAWRRPRHTRLGARPSGGPA